One window of the Fundidesulfovibrio soli genome contains the following:
- a CDS encoding restriction endonuclease subunit S produces MASSFKEYTVSHLIRDGILEVGDGYRAKNSEMSPTGLPFIRAGNLNGQIDTEHCELLGFDSVRLAGNKISRYGDVALTTKGTIGRIAFVDSDTKKFIYSPQICYWRVLKQDKLCPRFLFYAMKGPAFKHQMDWSSGQTDMAPYISLTDQRTAFKIEFPCIEYQQAIASILGSLDDKIDLNRRMNETLESMARAIFKDWFVDFGPTRAKMEGRAPYLAPEMWELFPGRLDEEGKPEGWRLKPVYDMAVWTNGAAYSQEHFSDDPYALPIVKIAELKSGISANTKHSVVNLGDKYKIHSGELLFSWSGNPDTSIDTFIWSHGEAWLNQHIFSVRENGECSVVLLYSLLKYLKPRFSEIARNKQTTGLGHVTKNDLQNLFICIGDCQTRKAFDRLVGPLDQNLRSNIREDKTLARTRDLLLPKLMSGEIRVKDAEKAVENVL; encoded by the coding sequence GTGGCTAGCTCTTTTAAAGAATACACCGTCAGTCATTTAATTCGTGACGGAATCCTCGAAGTCGGAGATGGGTATCGGGCTAAGAATTCTGAAATGAGTCCGACAGGTTTACCATTTATTAGGGCTGGAAATTTAAATGGGCAGATAGACACCGAGCATTGTGAATTACTTGGGTTTGACAGCGTACGACTCGCTGGCAACAAGATAAGTAGATATGGCGATGTTGCCTTGACAACAAAGGGCACAATTGGGCGCATAGCATTTGTAGACAGTGACACAAAGAAATTTATCTACTCACCTCAAATATGCTATTGGAGAGTGTTGAAACAAGACAAGTTGTGTCCGCGTTTTTTATTCTACGCCATGAAAGGGCCTGCCTTCAAACACCAGATGGACTGGTCTTCTGGTCAAACAGACATGGCACCGTATATTTCTCTGACAGATCAGCGCACTGCCTTCAAAATTGAGTTTCCTTGTATTGAGTACCAACAAGCCATCGCCTCCATCCTCGGCTCCCTCGACGACAAAATCGACCTCAACCGCCGCATGAACGAAACCCTCGAATCTATGGCCCGCGCCATCTTCAAGGACTGGTTCGTGGATTTCGGCCCCACGCGGGCGAAAATGGAAGGCCGCGCCCCCTACCTCGCGCCGGAGATGTGGGAGTTGTTCCCGGGTCGGTTAGATGAGGAGGGGAAGCCCGAGGGGTGGCGACTTAAACCAGTATATGACATGGCCGTCTGGACCAATGGTGCTGCTTACAGTCAAGAACACTTCAGCGATGATCCGTACGCTTTGCCAATCGTTAAAATTGCAGAGCTTAAATCTGGTATATCTGCAAATACGAAGCATTCCGTTGTTAACCTTGGAGATAAATACAAAATACACAGCGGAGAGCTTTTGTTTTCGTGGTCAGGAAATCCAGACACATCTATCGATACGTTTATATGGTCGCATGGTGAAGCGTGGCTCAATCAGCATATATTTTCTGTTCGAGAGAATGGCGAATGCTCCGTGGTGTTGCTGTATAGTTTGCTTAAATACCTCAAACCACGCTTCTCAGAAATTGCCAGGAATAAGCAAACAACAGGGCTCGGGCACGTAACTAAAAATGATCTTCAGAACCTTTTTATTTGTATTGGTGATTGCCAAACGAGGAAAGCCTTCGACAGGCTAGTGGGGCCGCTTGATCAGAACCTTCGAAGCAACATCCGCGAGGACAAAACCCTCGCCCGCACCCGCGACCTCCTCCTCCCCAAACTCATGTCCGGCGAAATCCGCGTCAAGGACGCCGAGAAAGCCGTGGAGAACGTCCTGTGA
- a CDS encoding DUF3553 domain-containing protein — translation MTPTPTFKEGDYVTHATLAKWGLGKVLEPLSGGIVRIFFEYEGEKKMRQDFLAPASKPASHPVLDRIDRLRTVKGFIPFPGMESAFLAKFPQGFSDPAYVENERVYKANASAFLRQHLSRESLLPLITNEDFETVCKLAKKVVSKTNLIFANESMDLADGIKKGEAERRLFALALVDLLHGEGDLGPRFDGFVDALEALDACKWTTATYFLSLYDPNQYIFVKPSYIQKAAQAVGLDIGYTTRPNWACYQRIRGLIDYISGQLSKRDLLQPADLIDVQGFIWTSLT, via the coding sequence GTGACCCCTACCCCCACGTTCAAGGAAGGCGACTATGTAACCCACGCAACCCTCGCCAAGTGGGGCCTGGGCAAGGTTCTGGAACCGCTCAGCGGCGGCATCGTCCGCATCTTCTTCGAGTACGAGGGAGAGAAGAAGATGCGCCAGGACTTCCTGGCCCCAGCGTCGAAACCCGCCAGCCACCCCGTCCTGGACAGGATCGACCGCCTCCGCACGGTGAAGGGCTTCATCCCCTTCCCCGGCATGGAATCGGCGTTCCTCGCCAAGTTCCCCCAAGGGTTCTCAGACCCCGCTTACGTGGAGAACGAGCGCGTCTACAAAGCCAACGCCTCCGCATTCCTGCGGCAACATCTCTCCCGGGAGTCGCTTCTGCCGTTGATCACGAACGAGGACTTCGAGACCGTTTGCAAACTGGCAAAGAAGGTCGTCAGCAAGACGAACCTGATTTTCGCCAACGAGTCCATGGACCTGGCGGACGGGATCAAAAAAGGGGAGGCCGAACGGAGGCTGTTCGCCCTGGCCTTGGTCGACCTCCTGCATGGGGAGGGCGACCTCGGCCCCCGATTCGACGGTTTCGTGGACGCCCTGGAGGCGCTCGACGCCTGCAAGTGGACCACGGCGACCTACTTCCTCTCGCTGTACGATCCAAACCAATACATCTTCGTCAAGCCGTCTTACATCCAGAAGGCCGCCCAGGCCGTCGGCCTCGACATCGGCTATACGACACGGCCAAACTGGGCCTGCTACCAGCGGATCCGGGGGCTGATCGACTACATCTCCGGTCAGCTCTCAAAGCGCGACCTGCTTCAGCCCGCAGACCTCATTGACGTGCAGGGTTTTATCTGGACCTCACTCACCTAA
- a CDS encoding GmrSD restriction endonuclease domain-containing protein, whose amino-acid sequence MSEPKTCFKRVDYDLSSLLHFIDVGDIGLPDIQRPFVWANAKVRDLFDSMYRGFPVGYLLFWENANVNGAKAIGLDAKAHTVPARLIVDGQQRLTSLYAVFRGKLVLDADYKERRIEIAFRPRDGKFDVADAAIRKDPEWIPNISELWVSSKSSYKLVSEFIQMLSARAPLTDDEEEMIAHNLDRLFDLQKYPFTALEIASSVDEEQVADIFVRINSEGVKLNQADFILTLLSVFWDEGRAALETFCQTSRYPAKPGAVASPFNHFIQPDPDQLLRVSVAYGFGRGRLKSVYQVLRGKDLETDIYSPEHREKQFGILAVAQAQVLDLTNWHQFLSSLVGAGFRSAEMISSQNALLYAYAFYLIGRIRHNVPEHVLQKTIGRWFFASTLTGRYTNSPESIMDADLNRIKTAKTSDDFVRILDEIMSSELTNDYWRITLPADLDSSSARNPGLFGYVAAQNRLGAPVLFSHKKVSDLIDPALKTKKKALERHHLFPRAWLERQGVEDMKLINQMANFALLEWPDNISISDTSPMEYVPEVRSRFTAVEWATMCEMHALPENWETLSYDAFLLRRRELMADIIRRGYETLR is encoded by the coding sequence ATGAGCGAACCCAAGACCTGCTTCAAACGAGTGGACTACGACCTCTCCAGCCTGCTCCACTTCATTGACGTGGGGGACATTGGCCTGCCGGACATCCAGCGTCCGTTCGTCTGGGCCAACGCCAAGGTCCGCGACCTCTTCGACTCCATGTACCGGGGATTCCCGGTGGGCTACCTGCTGTTCTGGGAGAACGCTAACGTCAATGGCGCGAAGGCCATTGGCTTAGATGCGAAGGCTCATACGGTCCCTGCGCGGTTGATCGTTGATGGGCAGCAAAGGCTTACCTCCCTGTATGCGGTGTTCAGGGGGAAGCTTGTCCTGGACGCGGATTACAAGGAGCGGCGGATAGAGATCGCCTTCCGGCCACGGGACGGCAAGTTTGACGTAGCAGACGCTGCCATCAGGAAGGACCCGGAGTGGATACCCAACATCTCCGAGCTGTGGGTGTCCAGCAAGTCGAGCTATAAGCTGGTCAGTGAATTCATCCAGATGCTCTCTGCCCGGGCTCCCCTCACGGACGATGAAGAAGAGATGATCGCCCACAACCTGGATAGGTTGTTCGACCTGCAAAAGTACCCATTCACGGCTCTGGAGATCGCTTCGTCGGTGGACGAGGAGCAGGTGGCGGATATCTTCGTCAGAATCAACAGCGAGGGTGTGAAGCTCAACCAAGCCGATTTCATCCTGACCCTGCTTTCGGTGTTCTGGGACGAGGGCCGTGCGGCTTTGGAGACGTTTTGTCAAACTTCGCGGTATCCGGCAAAGCCGGGTGCGGTGGCGTCTCCCTTTAACCACTTCATCCAACCGGACCCGGACCAGCTGCTGCGTGTGAGTGTGGCCTACGGATTCGGAAGGGGCAGGCTCAAGAGTGTCTATCAGGTTTTACGAGGCAAGGATCTGGAAACGGACATCTACTCCCCGGAACACCGGGAGAAGCAATTCGGTATACTGGCTGTGGCTCAAGCCCAAGTGCTGGACCTCACCAACTGGCACCAGTTCTTGAGCTCCCTCGTTGGGGCGGGGTTTAGGAGCGCGGAGATGATTTCTTCGCAGAACGCCCTTCTTTACGCCTATGCGTTCTATCTGATCGGCAGGATTCGCCACAACGTGCCAGAGCATGTTCTGCAAAAGACCATCGGTAGATGGTTCTTCGCGTCCACCTTGACGGGACGTTACACGAATTCACCCGAATCGATCATGGACGCGGACCTCAACCGTATCAAGACGGCCAAGACCAGCGATGACTTTGTACGAATTCTCGATGAGATCATGTCCAGCGAGCTGACCAACGACTACTGGAGAATAACCTTGCCTGCCGACCTGGACAGTTCATCAGCCCGGAACCCTGGACTGTTCGGTTACGTTGCCGCCCAGAACAGGCTTGGTGCGCCCGTGCTCTTCTCGCACAAGAAAGTTTCAGACCTGATCGACCCCGCGCTCAAGACTAAGAAGAAGGCCCTTGAGCGCCACCACCTGTTCCCGAGGGCGTGGTTGGAACGCCAGGGCGTAGAGGACATGAAGCTCATCAACCAGATGGCAAACTTCGCACTATTGGAATGGCCGGATAACATCTCCATTAGTGACACCTCGCCGATGGAATACGTTCCCGAGGTGCGGTCTCGGTTCACTGCTGTCGAGTGGGCTACCATGTGCGAGATGCACGCCTTACCCGAGAACTGGGAAACACTCTCCTATGATGCGTTCCTCCTGCGTCGGAGGGAGCTGATGGCAGATATCATCCGCCGGGGATACGAAACATTGAGGTAG
- a CDS encoding type I restriction endonuclease subunit R: MPGIAESHVEEASLTWLQELGYSVDFGPDICPDGSRPERVGYDQVVLQERLSESIRRINPHLPADTIEEVIRRISQSETPSLVEENRRLHRMVVEGADVEIAREDGTIGGDKVRLIDFESPENNDWLAVNQFTVIEGKVNRRPDVVVFINGLPVAVIELKNPGTENATLESAYNQLQTYKDQISSLFRTNAVLVASDGLQARIGSLTANQERFMPWRTTDGKDVAPKGHPELSVLIEGVFEKRRLLDLIRDFTVFGDTGAGVVKIVAGYHQYHAVKHAVESTVAATSPKGDRKIGVIWHTQGSGKSLLMAFYAGQLVRRQELENPTILVITDRNDLDDQLFNTFSMCREIIRQTPVQANSRDELQKLLNRASGGVIFTTIQKFFPEKGEAEYPLLTERRNVVVIADEAHRSQYGFKARVAQKSGEMAYGFAKYIRDALPNASFIGFTGTPIEQDDVNTPAVFGDYIDIYDISRAVDDGATVPLYYESRLARIELPEEEKPRIDAEIAELTEDDALSEQERLKRKWATVESLVGAQKRLKLVAQDLVRHFEDRVAAMDGKAMMVCMSRRICVALYNELVALRPEWHGEDDNFGAIKVVMTGSASDPKEWQAHIGNKSRRDLLAKRAKDPNDPLKLILVRDMWLTGFDAPSMHTMYVDKPMKGHGLMQAIARVNRVFRDKPAGLIVDYIGIGQNLKNALGQYSDSDRRQAGIDEAEAVAVMIEKFEVVKAMFHGFDYQKGLFGTPHERLLALAGAIEWILDKQNKAAAKEKTEDAKKLANRRFQDAVLALSKAFALAGASDEARAIRDEVGFFQTVRVALVKSVPGSGVSATNKEFAIQQIVNRAVVSTDIVDILAAAGLTSPDISIFSDEFLAEVQQMEKKNLALEGLKKLLNDEIRSRSRSNIVETKKFSECLEQAIKRYHNNAISTVEVIQELIELAREIREARKRGEESGLSDEEIAFYDALAENQSAMEVMGDASLKVIAHELMTTLKKSVTIDWVHKASARAKMRVLVKRILRKYGYPPDLQDAAIQTVLQQAEVLSAQWAA, translated from the coding sequence ATGCCGGGAATCGCTGAAAGCCACGTGGAAGAAGCCTCGCTGACATGGCTCCAAGAGCTGGGGTATTCCGTTGATTTCGGACCGGATATCTGCCCCGACGGTTCCCGGCCAGAACGTGTCGGCTACGACCAAGTAGTCCTCCAAGAGCGACTTTCGGAATCCATTCGCCGGATTAACCCACATCTTCCTGCCGACACTATCGAAGAGGTCATTCGGAGGATATCCCAAAGCGAAACTCCTTCCCTGGTGGAAGAGAACCGCCGCTTGCACCGGATGGTCGTCGAGGGCGCGGACGTAGAGATTGCACGCGAAGATGGAACCATAGGCGGCGACAAGGTTCGCCTCATCGACTTCGAATCTCCCGAGAACAATGATTGGCTTGCGGTGAATCAGTTCACAGTGATCGAGGGGAAGGTGAATCGCCGTCCTGATGTGGTGGTTTTTATCAACGGCCTGCCCGTGGCGGTCATTGAGCTAAAGAACCCCGGCACCGAGAATGCCACCTTGGAGAGCGCCTACAACCAGCTACAGACCTACAAGGATCAGATTTCTTCGTTGTTTCGTACCAACGCGGTTCTGGTCGCCTCGGACGGACTCCAGGCCCGCATAGGCTCCCTGACGGCCAACCAGGAACGTTTCATGCCCTGGCGCACCACTGACGGGAAGGACGTGGCCCCGAAGGGCCACCCAGAATTGAGTGTGCTCATCGAGGGTGTTTTCGAGAAGCGCAGGCTCCTGGACCTCATTCGGGACTTCACGGTGTTTGGCGACACCGGGGCCGGAGTGGTCAAGATCGTGGCCGGATACCATCAGTACCATGCCGTTAAGCATGCCGTTGAGAGCACCGTCGCGGCCACCTCCCCCAAGGGAGATAGGAAGATCGGCGTCATCTGGCATACACAGGGGTCGGGAAAGAGCCTCCTGATGGCGTTTTATGCCGGACAGCTGGTTCGGCGGCAGGAGCTGGAGAATCCGACGATTTTGGTCATCACCGACCGAAACGACCTGGACGACCAGCTTTTCAACACCTTCTCCATGTGCCGGGAGATCATCAGGCAGACGCCGGTCCAAGCCAACAGCCGCGACGAATTGCAGAAGCTCTTGAACAGGGCTTCCGGCGGCGTCATCTTCACAACCATTCAGAAGTTTTTTCCGGAGAAGGGCGAGGCGGAGTACCCGCTGCTGACCGAAAGACGCAACGTGGTGGTCATCGCCGATGAGGCCCATCGAAGCCAGTACGGGTTCAAGGCACGAGTTGCCCAGAAGTCCGGAGAGATGGCCTATGGGTTCGCCAAGTACATCCGCGATGCTCTGCCCAATGCTTCATTCATAGGATTCACCGGGACGCCCATTGAGCAGGATGACGTGAACACACCTGCGGTTTTTGGCGACTACATCGATATCTACGACATCAGTCGAGCCGTTGATGACGGGGCCACCGTCCCTCTCTATTATGAAAGCCGCTTAGCCCGGATCGAGCTGCCCGAGGAAGAGAAACCCCGGATAGACGCTGAGATCGCGGAACTCACTGAAGATGACGCCTTGAGCGAACAAGAACGGCTCAAGCGCAAATGGGCCACGGTGGAATCCTTGGTCGGCGCACAGAAACGGTTGAAGTTGGTCGCCCAAGACCTGGTTCGGCACTTTGAGGATCGCGTGGCCGCCATGGACGGCAAGGCCATGATGGTCTGCATGAGTCGGCGCATTTGCGTGGCCCTATATAACGAACTCGTGGCATTGAGGCCGGAGTGGCATGGCGAGGATGACAATTTCGGTGCGATCAAGGTGGTGATGACCGGCTCCGCCTCGGACCCGAAAGAGTGGCAGGCCCACATAGGGAACAAGAGCCGCCGAGATTTGCTCGCTAAACGGGCAAAGGACCCTAATGATCCGTTGAAGCTCATCCTGGTTCGGGACATGTGGCTGACCGGGTTCGATGCGCCTTCGATGCATACCATGTATGTGGACAAGCCCATGAAGGGCCATGGTCTCATGCAGGCGATAGCCCGCGTTAACCGGGTATTTCGGGACAAACCAGCCGGGCTCATCGTGGACTATATCGGGATCGGCCAGAATCTGAAGAATGCCTTGGGACAGTATTCGGACTCTGATCGTAGGCAGGCCGGGATTGATGAGGCAGAAGCCGTTGCGGTCATGATCGAGAAGTTCGAGGTGGTGAAGGCCATGTTCCACGGCTTTGACTACCAAAAGGGGCTTTTCGGAACTCCACATGAACGATTGCTGGCCTTGGCTGGCGCAATCGAGTGGATTTTGGATAAGCAGAACAAGGCGGCGGCCAAGGAAAAGACAGAGGACGCCAAGAAGCTTGCTAACCGCCGGTTTCAAGACGCGGTTCTCGCTCTATCCAAGGCGTTTGCCCTGGCTGGGGCCAGTGATGAGGCGCGGGCTATCCGTGACGAGGTAGGCTTCTTCCAGACAGTACGAGTGGCACTGGTTAAGTCGGTTCCGGGCTCAGGCGTATCTGCCACCAACAAGGAGTTCGCGATCCAGCAAATAGTGAATCGGGCCGTTGTTTCCACGGATATCGTGGACATCCTCGCTGCTGCGGGCCTGACCTCGCCGGACATCTCGATCTTTTCTGATGAGTTCTTGGCCGAAGTTCAGCAGATGGAGAAAAAGAACCTCGCGCTGGAGGGCCTGAAAAAACTACTCAATGACGAGATTCGGTCCCGAAGCCGGTCGAACATTGTTGAGACCAAGAAATTCTCCGAGTGCCTGGAGCAGGCGATCAAGCGCTACCATAACAATGCGATCAGCACGGTAGAAGTGATTCAGGAACTCATCGAGTTGGCCCGGGAGATACGGGAGGCGAGAAAGCGCGGAGAGGAATCTGGATTAAGCGACGAAGAGATCGCCTTCTACGACGCCCTGGCAGAAAACCAGAGCGCCATGGAAGTGATGGGGGATGCCTCGTTGAAAGTCATCGCTCATGAACTCATGACAACCCTGAAGAAGAGCGTGACCATCGACTGGGTCCACAAGGCCAGCGCCAGGGCAAAGATGCGGGTCTTGGTCAAGCGTATCCTTCGAAAATACGGATATCCGCCAGACCTTCAGGACGCCGCTATCCAAACAGTACTTCAGCAGGCCGAGGTCTTGTCGGCGCAGTGGGCGGCGTGA
- a CDS encoding DUF5131 family protein: MATKISWTDDTWNPVTGCTKHSAGCDNCYAERMAPRLRGMANQNGKYRNGFEVTCHPEVLSKPQRSHVRRMFVNSMSDLFHKDVSLSFITQVFEVMGQVPAITFQILTKRAERLVELAPQLTWHPNVWMGVTIEADDYTFRADLLKQTAAAVKFVSLEPLLGPLPSLDVAGLDWVIVGGETGPGARPMLEPWVLDIRDRVVSAGIPFFFKQWGGRGNKTRGKMLQGKLWHQFP, encoded by the coding sequence ATGGCTACAAAGATTTCGTGGACTGATGATACCTGGAACCCCGTCACAGGATGCACGAAGCACAGTGCCGGGTGTGACAACTGCTACGCGGAGCGTATGGCCCCGCGTTTGAGAGGCATGGCAAACCAGAATGGGAAGTACCGGAACGGTTTTGAAGTGACCTGCCACCCCGAGGTTCTCTCGAAACCGCAGAGGAGCCACGTAAGGCGCATGTTTGTAAACAGCATGAGCGACCTCTTCCATAAGGATGTCTCGCTGTCGTTCATCACCCAGGTATTTGAAGTCATGGGGCAGGTGCCAGCGATAACATTCCAGATCCTGACGAAACGCGCGGAGCGCTTGGTGGAATTGGCTCCTCAACTTACTTGGCACCCAAATGTTTGGATGGGGGTCACGATTGAGGCCGACGACTACACCTTCCGTGCCGACTTGCTGAAGCAGACTGCGGCAGCGGTCAAATTCGTTTCACTTGAACCCTTGCTGGGTCCCTTGCCAAGTCTTGATGTCGCTGGCTTGGACTGGGTGATCGTTGGCGGAGAAACCGGACCCGGAGCAAGGCCGATGCTTGAGCCCTGGGTGCTGGACATCCGTGATCGCGTTGTCAGCGCAGGCATCCCGTTCTTCTTCAAGCAATGGGGCGGCCGTGGCAACAAGACACGTGGAAAGATGCTCCAGGGAAAGCTCTGGCACCAGTTCCCGTAG
- a CDS encoding tyrosine-type recombinase/integrase → MKVEPFIELKDIKSIKRMLKDNPRDFLLFIMGINSGLRAQDLLELRVRDIQDVKIGSRISLREKKTGKENVLIINHEIKAAADAYLGTTPAEPEHYLFKSRKGKNYPLTTFAVTKYVKTWAAALNLKGNFGAHTLRKTWCFHQRKTYGVSWEVLAKRLNHSSPSITRRYLGIQEEEVEEILLNII, encoded by the coding sequence ATGAAAGTCGAACCGTTCATTGAACTGAAAGACATCAAGAGCATCAAGCGGATGCTCAAGGACAATCCTCGGGATTTTCTGCTCTTCATCATGGGAATTAACTCAGGACTGCGAGCACAGGATCTTCTTGAACTTCGGGTGCGAGACATCCAGGACGTCAAGATCGGGTCGCGCATTTCGCTAAGAGAGAAGAAGACGGGCAAGGAGAACGTCTTGATCATCAACCATGAGATCAAGGCTGCTGCCGATGCCTACTTGGGTACAACCCCGGCAGAACCGGAGCATTACCTGTTCAAATCCCGCAAGGGAAAGAACTATCCGCTGACTACCTTCGCCGTGACCAAATACGTGAAAACCTGGGCGGCCGCGCTGAACCTGAAAGGCAACTTCGGTGCGCATACGCTCCGTAAGACCTGGTGCTTCCATCAAAGGAAGACCTACGGTGTTTCCTGGGAGGTCCTCGCCAAACGGTTGAACCACTCGAGCCCCTCCATCACCCGCCGGTACCTCGGCATCCAGGAAGAGGAGGTCGAGGAGATCTTGCTCAACATCATCTGA
- a CDS encoding helix-turn-helix domain-containing protein gives MSPAPAFLTQAQAAEYLSFAPRTFRDLSKKYLLPTYGPKRNRFRKEDLEAFMSNPVIFLEESVTIRRPRKAII, from the coding sequence ATGTCCCCAGCTCCCGCTTTCCTGACCCAAGCCCAAGCTGCTGAGTACCTGAGCTTCGCGCCCCGCACCTTCCGCGACCTGTCAAAGAAGTATCTCCTGCCGACCTACGGCCCTAAGCGCAACCGTTTCCGCAAGGAAGACCTGGAGGCGTTCATGTCCAATCCCGTGATTTTTCTGGAAGAGTCGGTGACCATACGCCGTCCCAGAAAAGCTATCATCTAA
- a CDS encoding tyrosine-type recombinase/integrase, with protein sequence MIRQKGNSWFVRWRENGAQKQKHFGIGPEAKLKAELYESEIKLAKKRGEDLSQKRHRQGLFFNELGQLYVDNLRATGRSENHIKNMVTLLNNVFVPLMPDRPVAELTFEHLLTFAGEFSGRAQSTRNRYMDYINAIFNFGVAHKLISENPMANWKKPKEAKRDVQLSVNDLGRIIQHAEPHLAWALEVSFNLGVRTGESELLALQWRQVDFGQGEIKVFAPKTRTHRIIPIKAEFLERLRGKMAESASSSVVEYKGKAVKSLRRSFRSACEKARIEYPVRFYDVRHLYCTTLLNNGADLAAVSKLMGHSTIKMTTDSYYHTQKIEKTRAVGLLPNITSV encoded by the coding sequence ATGATACGTCAAAAGGGAAACTCCTGGTTCGTTCGCTGGCGCGAGAACGGTGCCCAGAAGCAGAAACACTTCGGTATCGGTCCTGAGGCGAAGCTCAAGGCTGAACTGTACGAGTCCGAAATCAAACTGGCCAAGAAGCGCGGCGAGGATCTGTCCCAGAAGCGCCACCGCCAGGGACTGTTTTTTAATGAACTGGGCCAACTGTACGTTGATAACTTACGGGCAACTGGCCGCTCCGAAAACCACATCAAGAACATGGTCACGCTCCTGAACAACGTGTTCGTCCCATTGATGCCGGACAGGCCGGTTGCGGAGCTGACCTTTGAGCACCTGCTTACGTTTGCTGGAGAGTTTTCCGGGAGGGCTCAATCGACCCGGAACCGGTACATGGACTACATCAACGCCATCTTCAATTTCGGCGTGGCGCACAAGCTGATCAGCGAAAATCCCATGGCGAACTGGAAGAAACCGAAGGAAGCCAAGCGGGACGTCCAGCTCTCCGTGAACGATCTGGGCCGGATCATCCAGCACGCAGAGCCGCATCTTGCATGGGCACTGGAGGTATCATTCAATCTCGGTGTCCGCACCGGAGAAAGCGAACTGCTTGCACTCCAATGGAGGCAGGTCGACTTCGGCCAGGGAGAGATCAAGGTATTTGCCCCTAAGACCAGGACTCACCGGATAATTCCTATCAAGGCTGAGTTCCTTGAAAGGCTTCGAGGGAAGATGGCCGAATCCGCTTCCAGCTCCGTCGTGGAGTACAAAGGGAAAGCGGTAAAATCCCTGCGCCGGTCGTTCCGGTCGGCCTGCGAGAAGGCACGGATTGAGTATCCGGTCCGATTCTATGACGTGCGCCACCTGTACTGCACAACGCTTCTGAACAATGGCGCGGATTTGGCCGCCGTGAGCAAGCTCATGGGCCACAGCACAATTAAGATGACCACGGATTCCTACTACCATACCCAGAAAATTGAGAAGACCCGTGCAGTGGGCCTCCTCCCCAACATTACTAGCGTTTAG